CACATAATCCCCAAGAAATGATATGGCAATGATGTAGATCCCAGTCTCCTAGACAAAGCCGAGTAGACAAGCAGCAAATATAGGACAATAGATAAACTGGAGAAGGAAGATTGCCTTAGCCAGCTTATTATTACCTCTTCTTGCAAATTCTCTAGGTTATCCCAATAGCCACTTGGCTTGCGACGTTTGTAAGCAAGGGAAAGGTTCATCATGTTGGCAATTTTTCTGAATCCACCCATGCGAGTGATGGCCTTCTCAATGTCCACTCGTCCATGCATGCGAAGTTGCTTCCTCATAGGCATAAACCCATCCTGACCATACCTTGAGATAAATGACATCAGCTCAGCTTTGAGAACTTCAATATCTCTTTGTAAACCTGGAACCTTGGGTCTCTGTCTCAAAGGAGCTGCTGAGACATCACTAGTGGAAACCTGTTCAGCTGGCTTGCTCTCTATGACATGCACATAGTTAGAAACTGGAACCACTAGTTTGTCGGATACTTTGGGGATTTATTTCCAGCAGCTTCTCTTTTTTCAACAAAATCACGAATGGCACATAAGTTGGATGGAAGATCTTCATATATAACCTGAAATATAAAGAACTGACAACTTGTCAGACTTCAAGAAATTAATGCTCACCAATTTGTTTCAACACAAGAAACCCATTAACCCACGAGTATCTATCATCCCTGAGAAATCAGTAACCCACCAAATTTGTCATTCATATAGGAAGATCAGAATAGAAGGAAGAAAACTCTCAAAGGAGCTGAGCCAGAAACATATAGCGGTAGTGCCAGATTATTACCCAAATGATATGACATTTGGTCATTACCAAAAAAGTCACATGACAGCTTGACAAATTTAGGCTACCTTCCAACAACAATGCACCAATGAGCCTCATTTGACAACTCAATCGAAACATTGAAGAGCCAATCAAGCTTGCAATTCAGGATTCATTAGTAGTTTTCATATCGATTTTGAAGAGAAGGCAATAAATGATATTTGTTGAAGATTCTTCAATGGATACCAGACATTGGATTATGTCCAACTAGAAGGAACATAAAACATGTAATATGCACCTAGAGAAGCTGATCAAAATAGACCTTTAAATCAAAATGGATGAATGTACACCTCCCCCGActccacaaaaaaataaaataaaagtaataatataaaaaaaataaaagcaaaacAGATGTGAATGTTACACAATATCATGACGTCACAAGCACTGCTGATAAATAATAACTGATTAAAAGAAACGGTCATGAACATTCAAAAGGTccctaaaatattaaaatttatcaggCATAGCTTATCAATATTTATACAAAGAGAAAAATCTTGGCGAGAATAACAAAACTATAAATGCCTGAAAGAGCTTCCACACATGCCATCCACAATTTCGCAAATAGTGGGTGAGATTCATCTCAAAACTGTTGACTGAAGATATACTAACCTGCATAGAAATTTCTATGCAGACATTCGTAACAGATATTTGTCTTCTCCACAAAAAACAGACACGCATGAGAGTACAAGCTGCCCAATGTCTATACCTCTTCCAGGATAGCCTCTGAGAGGAAGGTATCTTTGTGCATCTTTGACTCTACAATATACTTCAGTAGTGTATGTTGATCTCCGAGCTGTTCTAAAAGCCATTTTCCTTGAAATGAATCAAAATCCCCTTCAACTTGCTCAAAGCTAATCTCACGTTCAAGCTCTTCATGCAAATCCAAAACAACACGTGCATGAAGAACCATATATAATAGGCCCTTGCAACCCTCCTGCAAAACAAAAAATaatgaatttttctttttcttcttctcaaaaACTGTAATAACTAATTGAGAACATACTGCTGACATCCCAGAGGAGGTAGTCTAGAGATTTCATGAAGATAAAGTATTCATAAATGAAGATTACATCATCCTGAcataatatgagaaagagagaggattctGACAGGCAAAGCATCAAACTGCAACATTACATATTATTCCCAGCATCAATGCTTATAAGGCAAGTCATTATGCAATTAACATGATAGTCTTACTATGAAAACTATTAACCACATTATTCACTATATGATGTTATGAAGGACATGTGGAATATGGAGATTAGATAGGAAAGTAGCTATGGAGAAAGACATGATGCTCCCAGTTTCAATAAGGACATAACTATGTGGCATGCAGTGATTACATTAGCAAAGTGGTTAGCAAGCGAACATGGGGACATGCGTAGAATCCAAAATAAGACCTTTTTAGGAGATGGTCACGCCTCCATACTTACAGATAGGAGCTTTAAggtcaaaaaaggagagaaaccTTGCCTTGGAAGCAAAAATTATCTATTGGCTATGCAATAAAAGTGGAAAATTTGTGTTTCATTTTTCCTTTTGGCAGCCAAGGAGGGCACAGCCAACAACATCATAGTCTGCTGGTGAGTAAGAAGAACAAATTAACAGGGGATCATTATTAAAAACATAGCTTTTAAGGTCAGTGCGTCTATCACACCTTTTTTTGGATCTTAGATGATCTCCTACGGTGGTTCTCTAATCAGCATCATAGTTATAATGataattgataattgatctattttaagataaaattcaaaaagggttttatGTCTGATAGATCCCACTCATTATTTATCAACCAAGATCACGGTTGCAGGAAAACATGGCCAACCAACTAAAGATATGACTGATGGGTTAATTTTTGTAATTGAAAACCAAAGTCAAATAGATAAATTGCAGTTGATATTGTTGCATGAAAATCAAGACCATCAATTATATATGGATGAATAATTGAAAACCTTGGCTgacaatctgatttgatttgatttgattatcaAGCTAAACAAAAGTTtcagtttttttctttttatgattTGGCAGGAATTTGTGCGGAAAAGTATGTGGCACATTGAGATGACATAGAAAAGTAGTCGTGAAGATACAAATGTGGCACATGAAGATTGGGTTAGGAAGTATTTACCTGGTGGATGCATGGCACATGGATATTACATTAGAAAGTGATAACTAGGTGGGCATTTTATCTTTATCCTTAGTTATCTTCTGATAATGCACTTTAACCTTCAGTGATCTTCATAAATCGTAGCTTTTATTTTTGTCGCCTTATGAATTGTTTTAAACTATATGAGTTATTGACTCAATTGGTCAAACAGACCTACCCAACAATATTCAATCCAACAGTGAATGGGAAGTCCTCTTCATTGAGATGTTTTTATAAAACTAAAAAGGACTTATCAAATGGTCCAATGGAAGAGTCAACCCATTTGATGGTCGATTggcaaagcaaggacttgcccgtTGTTGATTGCTTGGTCATTCAATCAATTTTGGTGCAAAAATGGGAAATGTTCACCTTTATATCATCTAGCTTTTCATTAGTTCTATCAACACAGATTTAGCTGTTGGTTCCATCACAAGTTAATGAAGAtcaaagcagataaagaaaagatGTGTCTATAATTAAGATTATATATGAGATATTGAAAGGGAGAAATCACTTCAAATTTGGTGACTGTAGCAGCTTCAATGATCAAAGAGAGGAAAATCAATGCATCAAAGTAAAAGGTCATCAAAATGATTATGGCATTCCATAAGATCTTCTACATCATACCTGTAGAATGCGAACCTTATTATTATCTCGAGACAGATCTTACTGATAGCCAAATTTGGAACAATCCTGTGGAGGCAAAAAATCGTTAGGAACAAGTTTATACTAAATAGTACAGGAGAATGAATAAACTTAATAAAGGGAATGCATTAGCACCTAgcaattagttataataaattatcGGGTGAATAAAATACAAGCAACAGATACAAGCATTTACAGAAGCATGATATTTCTGTGCTGCATGTTTGGGACAAAAATCTTGTAACAACactactttttaatttttaaaaaaggagACTCTCAGAGGATCAGCAGTTCCTGATATCATGGTATCATGGAAGAAGTTTGCATTAGTTAATGTGTAAAGTAACGCAATTACACTAAACTGACAAATAAAAACAAaagcatacttttaatttttgaataataGAAGTAGAACTCTTCCACAACAACAAAAAGAAGCATAAAGAAGAAAATGAGTACTCAGGCAATGCCTCGTAGGTAGTCAACACATTCCATACTTCTCGAATTGGTGCCTTGACCGTGATGCTAGCAATAACACATCGGTGAGCCCCTCCATTTTCCTTCATGCAAACCATATGATCAGAGAAGCTAAGAAATAATACATGTTTTCATATGAGTATGAATAGCAGGGGTTATCCACGTAGGATAAATGAGCTACCAGTAGGCCATCAAATCTACGAAGATGGACTTCATCTACCATGCAACGCCTATCAAGTCTGCAGACTTTTCCATATACACCCCATTTGCTGTTGAACTCAGTTGATGGTGAACCAAGCATGGTACTAAAAGCAGAAGAGGCATATTTTTCCCTCAACTTATTAGAGGAGAGTGCATCAGTCTCACATGCAGCACCAGACAAGCCAAGAGAAGATGGATTGTCGGACCTACTAGATGCACCCACACTATTCCTGGCAATGAGCATTTTCTGATTTTCTTCTGAATTTCTTTCAGCTCTACAAGCCAAGGCCCGAAGGTTCACGGGAAGATCAGATGTAATAATTCTTTCAAGAAAAATGGCTGGAAAATTAAATGTTGGTATCACATTGACTTCATAAGATAAAATCGCCGCTGAAGACCTGTGAGACAGAAATAAAAGCAAACAACTTTCAATCAAATGATGCTATAATGATAACAATTTGCaacataaatagatctataagaaCATAGACATGTTACAACAATAGATCAGCAGGCAGTCTTAAGACCTGAAAGACCGTGATTATTACATGCACAGACATACTGTCATGCCCCAAATCTAGAACATAACACGgctatgctaccgagggatggggcCCATGATAACACGAAACCAATcgatcataatcagctaaaatccatcaaaaataaattataataaaaaattcaattcattattcatcaagtaaataaacCAATATTGATTCAGAGCGACTAAATCCAAAAGATATACCAAATCCATGTTCAAAATTCATTAGTCGTTGATTACAAGTCCATAATAATCTTATAAATTCAATTTCAACTGCAAATCTCCATGCTCACTGACGTAGACCCTCCAGCCTAGATCATCCTTGCTTCCTAATCTTATTTGTCTAgacataaaaagaaaaagaaaaagatatgaactacaccagctcagtaaatAAATCTTACACTATCTTATCCAGATCAAGCATagtttatacatgcatcaataaatcatttagagaagatgattatcattaaaacataaaattttcataataacaatatatcattAATCAATGGTGCACttgcatatgcataaatcatgcaatTTATATAAACAAAATTTTCAATGTAtagcataaataaattcataaattatgtcaACTTCGTATATAAAGTCATAAATCATTTGTCATTCTTTTCATATCATGATTCTTAGTAATTTCTCTCAGACTAAATGccaaggtcactattatactcgTGACAGTACCATAAtcatataccaactactattatccgtTGGCAAGGtcgtataccaactactattacccGTTGGTAGGATCGTATGTCAATTACTATTACCCACTGGCAGGGTCATATGCAATTACTATTACCCACTGGTAGGGTCAtatatagctatctgagagcctttttcCATATTTCTTAAGATAGacattcttaaatcatatttcatcaaatcaCATTTTCTTAAATCATACATAAATAAGATACTAGATAATTTCATAAAGCTCAGaattcataaataatctttaatagtAAAACAATCGTGAAATCATTTCTTTTATAACAAGAcatacatttcataaatatggagttcatatttcataaaaaaatcatacatattaaaatattcataaatcactattttaccatgaatcatgaatttcataaTGCATATACttaatccttattttatgaaaatacagaataattcttttcatgataaaatagttGATAATTTCAAAAGTAAGAAGTGTCGGGGTTACTTACTTTTTTCGTCCTAGCCCTTCAAACTTTAATAGATGAATTTATCAAacttatttaacatattaaaaacatcattaatttttatttattaattcaatcatAAAGAAAAAAGACTGTAGATCAAGTGGTCTGTTCAACTGGCAGTCCGGATGCTGCGATAATTCAGGATCTTCCTAACCAAGGATCAAATTAGGTAACTCGATCAAAGAATCATGAAGCATGAAGTGGAATCAAGGCCAAGATCAATCAACAGATTCATCAATAGTAAGTTCCAAGGGTATTTGACATGATCGGAGTGGGGTCCGACATCTTGCACGGATATTAAAGCAATTTTGGACTTTTTTGGGTACATCATCTCAAGTTCATACGAGGGTCCATGAATCAGATGGAGAAAGAATAGAGGGAGAAAAAtcctagagagaggagagagaaaacaagagaggagagagaaaatttttttttctctttttctttttcttttctttttcttttcttcttcttcttccttttcttttcttctcttggccGAACAGGGAGGAATGCAGGTGGGGGCTGGTGGTTCTTGGCTGAAAGACCAGCGCGGCTGGCCGCAGCGGTGGCTGATGGCAATGGGGCAGGGGACGACTGACGACAAGGATTGCCAACAGGAAAAACATGGGAAAGATCCAAAAATAGGGTATCCGAtcccttttctttgatttttccggTCATCGGCCGATCACCGACGGCCATAACCTTCGGAGAAAGAAGTTGGTAGGTGGGGGTCATGATCTAGGGGTGTGGCACCATGGGCGGCCGCGTCGGTGGCCAGAAACGAAGAAGAGAGGGCTCGACCGAACAGAAAAAAAGCAAGGCATTCCTTTTTGTGGGTTTTCCGGCAAACCCAACGGCCGACGGGGGTACATGACGCCATGAAAAGgagggaagaaagaaaggaaggagggtCGGGGCTTACCTCAGGCTCTGATGAGGTCTCCGACGAGGATTTGAGGCAAACATGATGAGAACGTCCATGGCTTCAATGGAAGAATccaaggagaaaggagagggagaaggCCGGTGTTCATCGTAGACGGCTTTGAAGGAGGGATGAGGGAATTTATAGGGTGGAGAGGAAGCCAAATCCTTCCCGATTCGCCTTCCTCTCTGATGGGCTcacgtggaagaagactcccgtgggagtcttcaacattcccttttttttgttttttttttcatgcccTAAGATTGTGTAAGGGGATGGGATTTTAGCGCTAGATATCACATTCTATCCCCCTTAAAAATAGTTTCATCTTCGAAACTTGGCAtacttttattttcaaataaatgaGGATACTTTATCTTCATATTATCTTTATCATATTTTAGATCAGTTTCCGTCAATCCTAGTTTTTTTATGACGCAATTCTTAAATAAAGCATCGATGAGAATAACTTTTCTTAAGTAAAAAGATCACATATAGTAATTTATTCAATTCCTTGAATATGTAGTTAAACttggaagaaacaaaaaaaaattataatcaaacaACATATGGGCATCTACGGGTTGACTAGATCGTACTTGTAATGACTTGATCATCTGTATTGGCATCCTGTTCAGTCAAAGCAAATAATCGTGCATTCTCTTTTTGATTCTGATTAGTGAGTTTGGTGGATATAGAGTCATTCTTTTTATTAAAACAATCTCATGCCAAATGTCCCTTCTTGTCGCACTCAAAGCACATTTCGAGTTTCTTATAACAAGGCCCACTATGATTTCTACCACAGTACTCACAAGTCTCAGTTCCTTTCTTCTTATTAGAGTGGTTCTCTAAGTTGTCATGTTGGTCATTCCGAGTCCCGGTTGGTCTAAACTtcttcctattttttctttcttattctaATCTTTTAATATTTGATTCAACTTTCAAAGTTCGTTCTAGTACATCCTTATAGCCATCAAAAAGATGAGAGCACAAACGAGAGCGAATT
Above is a genomic segment from Elaeis guineensis isolate ETL-2024a chromosome 1, EG11, whole genome shotgun sequence containing:
- the LOC105038057 gene encoding LOW QUALITY PROTEIN: uncharacterized protein (The sequence of the model RefSeq protein was modified relative to this genomic sequence to represent the inferred CDS: inserted 2 bases in 2 codons), translated to MRVSASPNPASFRLPSSSLPPKRLGLLPSSPTFVQKSKVFSSKCLAGGDRSPPKEQSPKTNLDHCNQAQGGREEEDRHVRCDVDVVSWRERRIKARILVDADIEAVWSVLTDYERLADFIPNLVCSERIPCPHQGRIWLEQRGLQRALYWHIEARVVLDLQELPDSANGRELHFSMVDGDFKKFEGKWSVKAGPRSSAAILSYEVNVIPTFNFPAIFLERIITSDLPVNLRALACRAERNSEENQKMLIARNSVGASSRSDNPSSLGLSGAACETDALSSNKLREKYASSAFSTMLGSPSTEFNSKWGVYGKVCRLDRRCMVDEVHLRRFDGLLENGGAHRCVIASITVKAPIREVWNVLTTYEALPEIVPNLAISKXLSRDNNKVRILQEGCKGLLYMVLHARVVLDLHEELEREISFEQVEGDFDSFQGKWLLEQLGDQHTLLKYIVESKMHKDTFLSEAILEEVIYEDLPSNLCAIRDFVEKREAAGNKSPKYPXKLVVPVSNYVHVIESKPAEQVSTSDVSAAPLRQRPKVPGLQRDIEVLKAELMSFISRYGQDGFMPMRKQLRMHGRVDIEKAITRMGGFRKIANMMNLSLAYKRRKPSGYWDNLENLQEEIRRFQKNWGMDPAYMPSRKSFERAGRYDIARALEKWGGLQEVSRLLSLKLRHPRRHLDLDSEGQHDFKAPSEPDGEEKISSKPYIPQDTEKWFMKLKDLDINWVE